One window from the genome of Corvus moneduloides isolate bCorMon1 chromosome 9, bCorMon1.pri, whole genome shotgun sequence encodes:
- the RPE65 gene encoding retinoid isomerohydrolase, whose product MYSQVEHPAGGYKKLFETVEELSSPVTAHVTGRIPTWLRGSLLRCGPGLFEVGSEPYYHLFDGQALLHKFDFKEGHVTYHRRFLRTDSYVRGMTEKRIVITEFGTYAYPDPCKNIFSRFFSYFKGVEVTDNALVNIYPVGEDYYACTETNFITRINPDTLETIKQVDLCKYVSVNGATAHPHIENDGTVYNIGNCFGKNFSLAYNIIRIPPLQADKEDPMNKSEVVVQFPCSDRFKPSYVHSFGLTPNYLVFVETPVKINLLKFLSSWSLWGANYMDCFESNETMGVWLHVAEKKKGRLLNLKYRTSAFNLFHHINTYEDNGFLIVDLCTWKGFEFVYNYLYLANLRGNWDEVKRHAEKAPQPEARRYVLPLSIDKADTGKNLVTLPYTTATATLRSDETIWLEPEVIFSGPRHAFEFPQINYGKYGGKPYTYTYGLGLNHFVPDRLCKLNVKTKETWVWQEPDSYPSEPIFVSHPDALEEDDGVVLSIVISPGVGPKPAFLLILNAKDMSEVARAEVEVMIPVTFHGCFKRA is encoded by the exons GGTGGAGCATCCCGCTGGAGGCTACAAGAAGCTCTTTGAGACAGTGGAGGAGCTGTCCTCTCCAGTGACTGCCCATGTCACAG GCAGGATTCCCACTTGGCTGCGAGGAAGCCTCCTGAGATGTGGTCCTGGCTTGTTCGAGGTGGGCTCGGAGCCCTACTACCACCTCTTCGAtggccaggcactgctgcacaAGTTTGACTTCAAGGAGGGGCACGTCACCTACCACCGAAG GTTTCTGCGGACTGACAGCTACGTGCGAGGCATGACAGAGAAGAGGATCGTGATAACAGAGTTTGGCACCTACGCCTACCCAGACCCCTGCAAGAACATCTTCTCCAG GTTTTTCTCCTACTTCAAAGGTGTGGAGGTCACAGATAATGCCCTGGTGAACATCTACCCCGTGGGTGAGGATTATTATGCCTGTACTGAGACCAACTTCATCACCAGGATTAACCCAGACACCCTGGAGACCATCAAGCAG GTGGATCTCTGTAAATACGTGTCTGTCAATGGGGCAACGGCTCATCCCCACATTGAGAACGATGGCACAGTTTACAACATTGGgaattgctttggaaaaaactTCTCCCTGGCCTACAACATCATCCGGATTcctcctctgcaggcag ACAAGGAAGACCCCATGAACAAGTCGGAGGTGGTGGTGCAGTTCCCCTGCAGTGACAGGTTTAAGCCCTCCTATGTCCACAG CTTTGGGCTGACCCCAAACTACTTAGTGTTTGTGGAAACACCAGTGAAAATCAACCTCCTCAAGTTCCTCTCCTCCTGGAGCCTTTGGGGAGCCAACTACATGGACTGCTTCGAGTCCAACGAGACCATGGGG GTGTGGCTTCACGtggcagagaagaagaaaggcagGCTCCTCAACCTCAAGTACCGCACCTCAGCCTTCAACCTCTTCCACCACATCAACACCTACGAAGACAATGGGTTCCTGATCGTGGACCTGTGCACCTGGAAGGG GTTTGAGTTTGTTTACAATTACCTGTACCTGGCCAACTTACGGGGCAACTGGGACGAGGTGAAGCGGCACGCGGAGAAGGCCCCGCAGCCCGAGGCCCGCAGATACGTCCTGCCCCTGAGCATCGACAAG GCTGACACAGGGAAGAACCTGGTCACCCTGCCCTACACGACAGCTACAGCGACGCTGCGCAGTGACGAGACCATCTGGCTGGAGCCAGAGGTGATTTTCTCAGGGCCACGTCACG CCTTTGAATTCCCCCAGATCAACTACGGGAAGTACGGTGGGAAGCCGTACACGTACACCTACGGGCTGGGGCTGAACCACTTTGTCCCAGACAGG CTTTGCAAGTTGAACGTTAAAACCAAGGAGACCTGGGTATGGCAGGAGCCGGATTCGTACCCGTCAGAGCCAATCTTCGTTTCCCACCCAGATGCGCTGGAGGAAGATGATG GGGTGGTGCTGAGCATCGTGATCAGCCCAGGGGTGGGGCCCAAGCCTgccttcctcctcatcctcaacGCCAAAGACATGAGCGAGGTGGCCAGGGCTGAGGTGGAGGTGATGATTCCCGTGACATTCCATGGGTGCTTCAAGAGAGCGTGA